A genomic window from Ilyobacter polytropus DSM 2926 includes:
- a CDS encoding helix-turn-helix domain-containing protein, producing MKEKKRQKKIEKTILLILFITSSIYIVYSLEAQWRKDKSAYLQEADKFKIRSFNEISRVISFLTYIPQKYDKERAIAEISYKEKVDPLAIFTIQQKLKSDYFIFSKNNSNLSIIDKKNKNVVGPYDTFELDDFIEENNLPENIYDIKGYKSKGKYFFIKPSLRKNIYYLLTISDDFFELNAENKRFGKWYFIYDGNLINADEKTDNSEILKLVKPNKGLENNIQIYYKETETSKETKLTGLLKNIFLYLSLNLIFLSILTKILVSIAYKPIMKMMSNFGYEKNKEDDVLSSMNRVYSKLKTENELLREINKKTVIYTRNKGMVDFFKGIIKFKDLDDSVKNNIETYKIFLGHAEINDYSDEEAISFKQEIGKFTKEKNGLFLLIDKDLIALLIPSDKLNRDKIKGLLEDLESKYDMEINGFLSKKEYKIEELYNQYNGFMKFLDYKFQLRKKKVISEDDISENSKDYYYPIGVEQRLINNIINKRIDDINKIYEDIFYENFQQRKISSVRFEKLKVLISNTIRRIQESIPSEKRISEHLFSAIIESESVDILRINVDKSINSLLETLPKPKDNTNNVINDKIDEFIKLNYAKDISLLDFAEYMGVTLQYASNLYKKVKNETFNKSLRKYRIEKSIELYNANNTLRIKDLSSMVGYTNTMTFINNFKREKGLPPGKFFVNKN from the coding sequence GTGAAAGAAAAAAAAAGGCAGAAAAAAATAGAAAAAACAATACTTTTGATATTATTTATCACAAGCTCTATTTATATAGTCTACAGTTTAGAAGCTCAGTGGAGAAAAGATAAGTCAGCTTATTTACAAGAAGCAGATAAATTTAAAATCAGATCTTTTAATGAAATATCTAGAGTAATTTCATTTTTAACTTATATACCTCAAAAATATGATAAAGAACGTGCTATAGCTGAAATCTCCTATAAAGAAAAAGTTGATCCTCTGGCCATTTTTACTATACAGCAAAAATTAAAATCAGACTATTTTATATTCAGTAAAAATAATAGTAATTTATCAATAATAGATAAGAAAAATAAAAATGTGGTAGGACCCTATGACACCTTTGAATTAGATGATTTTATAGAGGAAAATAATCTGCCTGAAAATATTTACGATATAAAAGGTTATAAATCAAAGGGAAAATATTTTTTCATAAAACCAAGTCTGAGAAAAAATATTTATTATCTTTTAACTATAAGTGATGATTTTTTTGAATTAAATGCAGAAAATAAAAGGTTTGGAAAATGGTATTTTATATATGACGGTAATTTGATAAATGCAGACGAAAAAACTGATAATAGTGAAATCCTAAAATTAGTAAAACCAAATAAAGGATTAGAAAACAATATACAAATTTATTATAAAGAAACAGAAACTTCAAAAGAAACTAAATTAACCGGTCTTTTGAAAAATATATTTTTATATTTATCTCTAAACTTGATATTCTTGAGTATATTAACTAAAATTTTGGTTAGTATCGCTTATAAGCCCATTATGAAAATGATGAGTAATTTTGGATATGAAAAAAATAAAGAAGACGATGTTCTAAGTTCTATGAATAGAGTCTACAGCAAACTGAAAACAGAAAATGAATTATTGAGAGAGATCAACAAAAAAACAGTTATATATACCAGAAATAAAGGTATGGTTGATTTTTTTAAGGGAATAATAAAATTTAAAGATTTAGATGATTCTGTAAAAAACAATATAGAAACATACAAAATTTTCTTAGGCCATGCAGAAATAAATGATTATTCTGATGAAGAAGCCATATCCTTTAAACAAGAAATAGGAAAATTCACCAAAGAAAAAAACGGATTATTTTTATTGATCGATAAAGACCTCATAGCTTTACTTATCCCAAGCGATAAATTAAACAGGGACAAAATCAAAGGTTTGCTTGAGGATTTAGAAAGCAAATATGATATGGAGATAAATGGATTTTTAAGTAAAAAAGAATATAAAATAGAAGAATTATACAACCAATACAACGGTTTCATGAAATTTTTAGACTATAAATTCCAGTTGAGAAAGAAAAAAGTTATATCTGAGGATGATATAAGTGAAAATTCAAAGGATTATTATTATCCTATAGGGGTAGAGCAAAGACTTATAAACAACATAATCAATAAGAGAATCGATGATATAAATAAGATATACGAAGATATCTTTTATGAAAATTTCCAACAAAGAAAAATCTCCAGTGTTAGATTTGAAAAATTAAAAGTATTGATAAGCAATACAATCAGAAGAATACAAGAAAGTATTCCATCAGAAAAACGGATAAGCGAACACCTATTTAGTGCTATAATCGAATCTGAATCAGTTGATATACTGAGAATTAATGTGGATAAATCAATTAATTCTCTACTAGAGACCTTACCCAAACCAAAGGATAATACAAATAATGTTATTAATGATAAAATAGATGAATTTATCAAATTAAACTATGCAAAAGATATATCTTTGCTTGATTTTGCCGAATACATGGGGGTAACTCTCCAATATGCCAGTAACTTATATAAGAAAGTTAAAAACGAAACTTTTAATAAATCTTTGAGAAAATATCGGATAGAAAAATCCATAGAGTTATACAATGCAAACAATACATTAAGAATAAAAGATTTAAGTTCAATGGTAGGATATACCAACACAATGACCTTTATTAATAATTTTAAAAGGGAAAAAGGACTGCCTCCAGGTAAATTTTTTGTAAATAAAAATTAA
- a CDS encoding FadR/GntR family transcriptional regulator, translated as MKKKPSVLALEYIERKILTREWNPGDKISSEKILEKEIGVSRSSIRSAVEKLVGLNMLEKKPGDGTYVNKIDSESLLNTFLPLIAFSETSYYEILQCRMQLDILAIELFIENMLPKDLNELKSLHMKMLESVKDREKFIEFDMEFHKTIARGSGNKTLYLMSNILYSILKEFSREQYSEIPLEEKCAHHEKLYKAIETKNKKLAVSYEESSFLESMAVLK; from the coding sequence TTGAAGAAAAAACCGTCGGTACTGGCACTTGAATATATAGAGAGAAAAATCCTTACAAGAGAGTGGAACCCTGGAGATAAAATTAGTTCTGAGAAGATCCTGGAAAAGGAGATAGGAGTGAGCCGTTCTTCTATCAGATCTGCAGTGGAAAAACTGGTAGGTCTCAACATGTTGGAGAAAAAACCAGGTGATGGAACTTATGTAAATAAAATAGACAGTGAGAGTTTGCTCAATACATTTTTACCTTTGATCGCTTTTAGTGAGACTTCCTATTATGAGATTCTCCAATGTAGAATGCAACTGGATATTTTGGCTATAGAACTCTTTATAGAGAATATGCTTCCTAAGGATCTTAATGAGTTAAAAAGTCTTCACATGAAAATGTTAGAATCGGTAAAAGACAGGGAAAAGTTTATCGAGTTCGATATGGAATTTCATAAAACCATAGCAAGAGGAAGTGGGAATAAAACCCTTTACCTCATGAGTAATATACTGTATTCGATTTTAAAAGAATTTTCAAGAGAGCAGTATTCTGAAATACCCTTAGAAGAAAAATGTGCTCATCACGAAAAACTTTATAAAGCAATAGAAACTAAAAATAAAAAACTTGCCGTATCCTATGAAGAGTCGAGTTTTTTAGAAAGTATGGCAGTTTTAAAATAA
- a CDS encoding tripartite tricarboxylate transporter substrate binding protein, with protein MKKLSSVLVLVVLLIQSIAFVGCGKKDTAAGFPEKNIDMIVPFGAGGGTDTVGRTLANSLEKHIGKPVVVTNRTGGSGAVGMTTGAKAKADGYTLTVVTREIVSLPLMGLAQIKSDDFDLLALINLEPAIILVKEDSKYKTAKDLFDDARNNPGKVKMASTAKPNFYVLGIEIDQDIKFNHVPFNGASEAIPAVLGGHTDFTIVTPGEAISQIKSGQLRPIGLMDTERHPELSEVPTLKEQGFDITSGTWRGIGVPKGTPDEVKAKLSEAIDKAVNDPQFKSIMAKSNTSIRYMNAEEFTNFVKSDEETIKKIVDALK; from the coding sequence ATGAAAAAATTGTCATCAGTACTTGTGTTAGTTGTTTTATTAATTCAATCTATTGCTTTTGTAGGTTGCGGTAAAAAGGATACTGCTGCGGGATTCCCTGAGAAGAATATTGATATGATAGTGCCCTTTGGTGCTGGTGGAGGAACAGATACTGTTGGAAGAACACTTGCTAACTCTTTGGAAAAGCATATAGGTAAACCAGTGGTTGTTACCAATAGAACAGGTGGATCTGGTGCGGTAGGTATGACAACTGGTGCAAAGGCAAAAGCTGATGGATATACTCTTACAGTTGTTACAAGAGAGATAGTATCTCTACCACTTATGGGTCTTGCTCAAATCAAATCAGATGATTTTGACTTATTAGCACTTATAAACCTTGAACCTGCAATTATACTTGTTAAAGAAGACTCTAAATATAAAACAGCAAAAGATCTTTTCGATGATGCTAGAAATAACCCAGGGAAAGTTAAAATGGCAAGTACAGCTAAACCAAATTTCTATGTATTAGGAATTGAAATTGATCAAGATATTAAATTCAATCACGTTCCATTTAACGGAGCATCTGAAGCGATTCCTGCAGTTCTAGGTGGTCATACTGACTTTACTATAGTAACTCCAGGTGAGGCAATATCTCAAATCAAATCAGGTCAGTTGAGACCAATTGGGCTTATGGATACAGAAAGACACCCTGAATTAAGTGAAGTTCCTACTTTAAAAGAGCAAGGCTTTGACATTACTTCAGGAACATGGAGAGGAATAGGTGTACCTAAAGGGACTCCAGACGAAGTTAAAGCAAAATTATCAGAAGCAATTGATAAAGCAGTTAATGATCCACAATTCAAAAGTATAATGGCAAAATCAAATACTTCAATCAGATATATGAATGCAGAAGAATTTACTAACTTTGTTAAAAGTGATGAAGAAACTATAAAGAAAATTGTAGATGCTTTAAAATAG
- a CDS encoding tripartite tricarboxylate transporter TctB family protein, with the protein MKKINIVTGIIFIIFSIFIFIQAIGFKQTLIVDAGLGAGFFPKLIAAATIILSVLLIISAVKDESLTSKVSDVFNSDIKKPLLGMVLILAYGFSIMVFGYLISTIVFCYIFLQIFRVKKLITKIAVSVIFSFVIYFIFGTVFLISLPTGLLM; encoded by the coding sequence ATGAAAAAAATAAATATTGTAACAGGTATTATCTTTATTATTTTTAGCATTTTTATATTTATTCAGGCCATTGGTTTTAAACAAACTTTAATTGTAGATGCAGGATTAGGTGCAGGTTTTTTTCCAAAACTGATTGCAGCTGCAACAATTATCTTATCAGTTTTACTAATTATATCCGCTGTAAAGGATGAGAGCCTAACCTCAAAAGTCAGTGATGTTTTTAATAGTGATATTAAAAAACCTCTGCTCGGAATGGTATTAATTCTAGCATATGGATTTTCAATAATGGTATTCGGATACTTAATAAGTACAATTGTTTTCTGTTATATATTTCTTCAAATTTTCAGAGTAAAGAAATTAATAACGAAAATAGCTGTTTCAGTTATTTTTTCATTTGTAATCTACTTTATATTTGGAACTGTATTCTTAATAAGCCTTCCTACAGGACTTTTGATGTAG
- a CDS encoding tripartite tricarboxylate transporter permease, with protein sequence MFSLILGGFQTVFEPSVMLFLILGVVGGIAIGSLPGLTATMGVAILLPFTFGMEATQGLVLLLGIYIGAIYGGSIAAILLKTPGTPAAAATVYDGYSLVQKGEATKALSMSAIASFVGGLISTIMLMTVSPYLAKFALRFSAPEYFALAVFGLTIIASVSSKNILKGILAGFFGLIIATFGMDPITSYPRFTFGSLDLLNGFSVIPVLIGLFAISEALFQMEALGKSEEKCEIVKFKKEYVTMKELIKVAPTMIKSAIMGTFIGSIPGAGADISAFVCYNEAKRTSKHPEKFGTGILEGIAAPEAGNNGVTGGALVPLLTLGVPGDAVAAILLGALVVQGLAPGPLLFQQNPDVVYGLFSAMFMGNIFMLIFGLIGIKLFSRVCEIPKNIIVPLIIFLSIIGSYSLNNSMFDVFVAITFGILGYFMIKVGIPQSPIVLSIILGPMAETNLRKSILMYEGSYAFLYTRPITVVFIILAIISIVSAYKKSRVKVA encoded by the coding sequence ATGTTTAGTTTAATTTTAGGAGGTTTTCAAACTGTATTTGAACCCAGTGTTATGTTGTTTCTTATACTAGGGGTAGTTGGAGGGATTGCAATAGGATCACTTCCAGGCCTTACTGCGACAATGGGAGTTGCAATACTTCTTCCATTTACATTTGGAATGGAAGCTACACAGGGACTAGTGCTGCTTTTAGGAATTTATATAGGTGCTATTTATGGTGGTTCCATTGCTGCGATACTACTCAAAACACCAGGTACGCCAGCAGCGGCAGCGACTGTGTATGACGGATATTCCCTTGTTCAAAAAGGAGAAGCCACAAAAGCTCTTAGTATGTCGGCAATCGCTTCATTTGTCGGTGGACTAATAAGTACAATTATGTTGATGACTGTGTCACCATACCTTGCAAAATTTGCCCTTAGATTTAGTGCACCAGAATACTTTGCACTTGCAGTTTTCGGACTTACTATAATAGCAAGTGTTTCGTCAAAAAATATTCTAAAAGGTATATTAGCAGGATTTTTTGGACTTATAATAGCAACATTTGGAATGGATCCAATTACAAGTTATCCTAGATTTACATTTGGTTCTTTAGACTTACTTAACGGTTTCTCAGTAATTCCAGTTCTTATCGGTTTATTTGCAATCTCAGAGGCTCTTTTCCAAATGGAAGCACTTGGAAAATCTGAAGAAAAGTGTGAAATTGTGAAGTTTAAAAAAGAGTATGTAACTATGAAAGAACTTATTAAAGTAGCACCTACAATGATCAAATCTGCCATTATGGGTACATTTATCGGTTCTATACCTGGAGCTGGAGCAGATATATCTGCATTTGTCTGCTACAATGAAGCCAAGAGAACATCAAAGCATCCTGAAAAGTTTGGTACAGGAATCCTTGAAGGGATCGCAGCTCCAGAAGCTGGAAACAACGGAGTTACAGGTGGAGCTTTAGTACCTCTATTAACACTTGGAGTTCCTGGAGATGCTGTTGCAGCTATCTTATTAGGAGCATTAGTTGTACAGGGGCTTGCTCCGGGACCACTTTTATTCCAACAAAACCCTGATGTTGTTTACGGACTGTTTAGTGCAATGTTTATGGGAAATATATTTATGCTGATCTTTGGACTTATTGGAATTAAACTTTTCAGTAGAGTTTGTGAGATACCTAAAAATATTATTGTTCCATTAATCATATTTTTATCAATAATCGGTTCGTACTCACTTAACAATAGTATGTTTGATGTATTTGTGGCGATCACATTCGGAATTTTAGGATACTTCATGATAAAAGTCGGAATCCCTCAATCACCAATTGTTTTGTCTATAATCCTTGGACCAATGGCAGAGACTAACTTGAGAAAATCAATACTTATGTATGAAGGAAGTTATGCTTTTCTATATACAAGACCGATAACAGTAGTGTTTATTATATTAGCCATTATTTCCATAGTTTCTGCTTATAAAAAAAGCAGAGTTAAAGTGGCTTAA
- a CDS encoding GlcG/HbpS family heme-binding protein yields MFVKNTKKLTLKAARLMGDKALEKCEEIGKSFVFTVVDAGGNVLYTQRMEDAFFTSVGIATDKAFTAAAVKKGTHVLTNIVKPENDLFGLNLTNNGRIITFGGGLPVIIDGEVIGGVGVSGGSVEEDMAVAQAALDVLPK; encoded by the coding sequence ATGTTTGTTAAAAATACAAAAAAACTCACACTAAAAGCTGCTAGACTAATGGGTGATAAAGCTCTTGAAAAGTGTGAGGAGATAGGAAAATCCTTTGTATTTACAGTGGTAGATGCAGGAGGAAATGTTTTGTATACTCAAAGAATGGAGGATGCTTTTTTTACTAGTGTAGGAATAGCTACAGATAAAGCTTTTACTGCTGCTGCAGTAAAAAAAGGTACCCATGTTTTGACCAATATAGTAAAGCCTGAAAATGACCTTTTTGGTCTGAATCTTACTAACAATGGTAGAATTATTACCTTCGGAGGTGGACTTCCTGTCATAATTGATGGTGAAGTTATCGGAGGAGTAGGTGTCAGTGGTGGATCTGTAGAGGAAGATATGGCTGTAGCTCAAGCTGCACTGGATGTTTTACCTAAATAA
- a CDS encoding iron-containing alcohol dehydrogenase, protein MNNFNWNFPTEIAYGEGRVSEIGEIAKGYGKKAMIATYARGGFLDSIIDTVETSLKNAGVEFVTFTGIEPNPRAQTIDKAIEKFKAEGCDLVIALGGGSVIDGSKYIAATGFSGGNAWDYVVLGDRVPREYTGAYPIISIPTISASGSECNAGGVLTNAETNEKSFSRSAYRFPKVAIVDPELLSSVPLSITKDSCVDIFSHLIEHYLSSHSESEFADRMTEGMILTLKDNFDKIINNLSDTEVRGQLALCSIFGWSGLQALGRTGCIPMHSIEMPLSAIYDLPHGRGMAIVIPPYLELMAEAEVMPARWAKLARRCFGVTEKDDVKAAKMLAPKVTEWLKDTGSYLTLSDVNIPSDQFEKMADDIVRMFKGPEANTTPGPRPVTKEEIIKIYNMCK, encoded by the coding sequence GTGAATAATTTTAATTGGAATTTTCCAACAGAAATTGCTTATGGTGAAGGTAGAGTCAGTGAAATCGGAGAGATAGCTAAAGGCTACGGTAAAAAAGCTATGATCGCAACTTATGCAAGAGGCGGATTTTTAGACTCCATTATCGATACTGTGGAGACTTCACTAAAAAATGCCGGAGTTGAATTTGTAACATTTACTGGAATAGAGCCTAACCCCAGAGCACAAACTATAGATAAGGCTATTGAGAAATTTAAAGCTGAAGGATGTGACCTTGTTATCGCTCTTGGTGGAGGAAGTGTTATTGACGGATCTAAATATATAGCCGCCACTGGTTTTTCCGGTGGAAATGCTTGGGATTATGTTGTTTTAGGAGATAGAGTGCCTAGAGAATATACTGGTGCATATCCTATTATCTCTATTCCTACTATTTCTGCATCTGGTTCTGAGTGTAATGCAGGTGGAGTCCTAACTAATGCTGAAACAAATGAAAAAAGTTTCTCTAGATCTGCTTATAGATTTCCTAAAGTAGCAATTGTAGATCCTGAGTTGTTAAGCTCTGTTCCTTTGAGCATTACTAAAGACAGCTGCGTAGATATTTTTTCTCACTTAATTGAACACTATCTGTCAAGTCATTCAGAATCTGAGTTTGCAGACAGAATGACAGAAGGAATGATCCTTACGCTAAAGGATAATTTTGATAAAATTATTAATAATCTTTCAGATACTGAGGTTAGAGGTCAGTTAGCTTTATGTTCTATATTTGGTTGGTCTGGACTTCAGGCACTAGGAAGAACTGGATGTATCCCTATGCACTCAATTGAGATGCCTTTAAGTGCTATATATGATTTGCCGCATGGAAGAGGAATGGCTATAGTTATACCTCCTTACCTTGAGTTGATGGCAGAAGCAGAAGTTATGCCTGCTAGATGGGCAAAACTTGCAAGAAGATGTTTTGGTGTAACTGAGAAAGATGATGTTAAAGCTGCAAAAATGCTAGCACCAAAAGTAACAGAGTGGTTGAAAGATACAGGTTCTTACCTGACTCTTTCTGATGTGAACATCCCATCTGACCAGTTTGAAAAGATGGCTGACGATATTGTAAGAATGTTCAAAGGACCTGAGGCTAACACAACTCCAGGACCAAGACCAGTAACTAAAGAAGAGATAATTAAAATTTATAATATGTGTAAATAG
- a CDS encoding SDR family NAD(P)-dependent oxidoreductase, which translates to MKGIRNGVAFITGGENGLGAAISKKFAEEGAKVVIFGIDEINGNKVAEECTKLTEGAMFIKGDVTNNDNIKNAMNIIKDKYGKLDFAVNNAGVTGGLKDFNTTSIEQYDFIMNINAKGVFLCMQNEIKMMLENKAGKIVNVSSEAGTSAGFSGLSVYVGSKHAVNGLTKAAAIENAPNGININAIAPGTMSTPLVLAFPQKDQDALASIRPSNRLVDVESVANAAVYLCSDYSNDMVGTILPIDGGNTIK; encoded by the coding sequence ATGAAGGGAATTAGAAACGGTGTAGCATTTATTACAGGGGGAGAAAACGGACTAGGAGCAGCTATTTCAAAAAAATTCGCCGAAGAGGGTGCAAAAGTTGTAATCTTTGGAATTGATGAAATAAACGGAAATAAAGTAGCAGAAGAATGCACTAAACTTACCGAAGGAGCTATGTTTATCAAAGGTGATGTTACAAATAATGACAATATCAAAAATGCCATGAACATTATTAAAGATAAATATGGGAAACTTGATTTTGCTGTAAACAATGCCGGTGTTACTGGCGGACTTAAAGATTTCAACACAACTTCAATTGAGCAATATGATTTCATTATGAATATAAATGCAAAAGGAGTTTTCTTATGTATGCAAAATGAAATCAAAATGATGCTTGAAAATAAAGCAGGAAAAATCGTTAATGTATCATCTGAGGCTGGAACTTCTGCTGGATTCTCTGGACTATCCGTATATGTAGGAAGTAAACATGCTGTTAACGGACTTACAAAAGCAGCAGCTATAGAAAATGCTCCTAATGGTATTAACATAAATGCTATAGCTCCAGGAACTATGTCTACACCTTTAGTTTTAGCATTCCCACAAAAAGATCAAGATGCATTAGCTTCAATTAGACCATCAAATAGATTAGTAGATGTTGAAAGTGTTGCAAATGCAGCTGTTTATCTATGTTCAGATTACTCGAATGACATGGTTGGAACTATATTGCCAATTGATGGTGGAAATACAATAAAATAG
- a CDS encoding 2,3-butanediol dehydrogenase: MKAALWYGPKDVRIEEVAEPVVKENEVKVKVKWCGICGTDLHEYLTGPIFIPVDVKHPATGAKAPVILGHEFSGEVVELGKNVTEFKIGDPVVIEPLVTCGECKACREGNYHLCDGLAFHGLMDLGGGLAEYTTFRKEFVKKLPEGVSYEKGALVEPLSVALHAIEVSELKVNQTAVVVGAGPIGLALIENLKALGAKNVIAVELSTKRKEFALKAGADLVLDPREVNVAEEVKNLTNGLGADISFEVTGVQAGFETSVDVIRKKGTVVVVSIWEKGVNFNLNNLVMGEKKIIGSVVYGEGIFVTTIKYLADGRIKADQLITKKIHLDDLVKEGFTALTGSDRDSQVKIIVTPDKSLID, from the coding sequence ATGAAAGCTGCATTATGGTATGGACCGAAAGATGTTAGGATTGAAGAAGTCGCTGAACCGGTGGTAAAGGAAAATGAGGTAAAAGTTAAAGTTAAATGGTGTGGAATCTGTGGTACCGACCTACACGAATATTTGACAGGACCTATTTTCATTCCGGTAGATGTAAAACATCCTGCAACTGGTGCAAAGGCACCTGTTATTTTAGGACATGAATTCTCTGGAGAAGTTGTTGAACTAGGAAAAAATGTTACAGAATTTAAAATCGGTGACCCTGTAGTTATAGAACCTCTTGTTACTTGTGGAGAATGTAAGGCCTGTAGAGAGGGAAATTATCACCTATGCGACGGTTTGGCGTTTCATGGGCTAATGGATCTTGGTGGCGGACTGGCTGAATACACCACATTCAGAAAGGAGTTCGTTAAAAAGTTACCTGAAGGTGTAAGTTATGAAAAAGGGGCACTTGTTGAACCACTAAGTGTTGCCCTACACGCAATAGAAGTAAGTGAACTTAAAGTTAATCAGACTGCAGTTGTTGTTGGTGCAGGTCCAATAGGATTAGCATTGATTGAAAATCTAAAAGCCCTGGGAGCAAAAAATGTAATTGCTGTTGAACTATCCACTAAAAGAAAAGAGTTTGCTTTAAAAGCAGGTGCAGATTTAGTTTTAGACCCTCGTGAAGTAAATGTAGCTGAAGAAGTTAAAAACCTTACAAATGGACTTGGAGCGGATATTTCATTTGAAGTTACTGGTGTTCAGGCTGGTTTTGAAACCTCTGTAGATGTAATTCGTAAAAAAGGAACAGTAGTTGTAGTTAGCATCTGGGAAAAAGGAGTCAACTTCAACTTAAACAATCTAGTAATGGGCGAGAAGAAAATTATAGGATCTGTTGTTTATGGAGAAGGGATTTTTGTTACAACAATCAAATACCTAGCTGACGGAAGAATAAAAGCCGATCAATTAATCACTAAAAAAATTCATTTAGATGATTTGGTAAAAGAAGGATTTACTGCATTAACAGGTAGTGACAGAGACAGTCAGGTTAAAATAATTGTAACTCCAGATAAAAGTTTAATAGATTAA
- a CDS encoding IclR family transcriptional regulator, protein MSEKKYIQSVQRAFGIIHFIAEKGTAKLNEISEATGLKTSTAFGIIQTLEHLGQITRTNNGLDYTLGLNSLRLGLSYMNGSGISDKINELLNKLVASVDETASFALKVGNRYYYLDYVLSSQPLKVVLEENKFIDFPDEAAVAKVFNNTDENLKYFTDFEEVYQGTNCFAVPYKTGGAIVGCVALSGPSFRLTDEKMKEAYASYLEIMKELGLENHL, encoded by the coding sequence ATGAGTGAAAAAAAATATATTCAGTCTGTTCAGAGAGCTTTTGGGATTATTCATTTTATAGCCGAAAAAGGGACTGCAAAACTAAATGAAATCAGTGAAGCAACTGGCTTAAAAACTTCGACAGCTTTTGGGATTATCCAGACTCTTGAACATTTGGGGCAGATAACCAGAACAAATAATGGTCTAGATTATACACTAGGGCTCAATAGTTTGAGGCTGGGCTTATCATATATGAATGGCTCGGGCATTAGTGATAAAATCAATGAACTGCTGAATAAATTGGTGGCAAGTGTTGATGAGACTGCATCTTTTGCCTTAAAAGTCGGTAATAGGTATTATTATCTCGACTATGTTCTGTCATCTCAGCCTCTAAAGGTAGTTCTTGAGGAAAATAAGTTTATTGATTTTCCTGATGAAGCCGCTGTGGCAAAGGTATTTAACAACACCGATGAAAATTTAAAGTACTTTACAGATTTTGAAGAAGTATATCAGGGAACCAACTGCTTTGCTGTTCCATACAAAACCGGTGGAGCAATTGTTGGATGTGTGGCCCTTTCAGGTCCTAGTTTTCGTTTAACTGACGAAAAAATGAAAGAGGCTTATGCTTCATATTTAGAAATCATGAAAGAATTGGGATTAGAAAATCATTTATAA